One segment of Streptomyces sp. DT2A-34 DNA contains the following:
- a CDS encoding DNA-binding protein, with protein MEHLFAVDEEKAAAVPPTTLVQEKLLEPQHLQEWVIAHPEVLGEDVLVITAEYDRWADAEGTPARDRLDVLALEASGRLVVVELKRSLAKRDVHLQAITYAALVSRFSVETLAQAHQAFLAGRGAQLSVEECRTQLLEHAGEEWDVELLRRPRLVIVAESFPKQVTHSVVWLSEMGLDIDLLQVSLWRVGEQLVAGFSKLYPTPEVEEFTLAPARAESSEVAQKLQERKRSQNAVHVLVNAALLPDGTRLRMVPDHGAPVAVKERIAAWVNEDPRRAMVTWRNTTANPLQWDADGQWYSPTGLAEHVFFQVAGRTPPGIQGTTWWVLDTASVPDGADPGRWADLSLVTLSQRVDVLLEDLDGVQAATE; from the coding sequence GTGGAGCATCTCTTCGCAGTCGACGAAGAAAAAGCGGCCGCGGTCCCGCCCACCACGCTCGTACAGGAAAAGCTGCTGGAGCCGCAGCACCTGCAGGAATGGGTGATCGCCCATCCCGAGGTGCTGGGCGAGGACGTGCTGGTGATCACCGCAGAGTATGACCGCTGGGCCGACGCCGAGGGCACACCTGCCCGGGACCGCCTGGACGTGCTGGCACTGGAGGCTTCCGGACGGCTGGTGGTCGTGGAGCTCAAGCGCAGCCTGGCCAAGCGGGACGTACATCTGCAGGCGATCACCTATGCCGCGCTGGTGTCGCGGTTCAGCGTGGAGACGCTGGCACAGGCTCATCAGGCGTTCCTGGCCGGGCGCGGGGCGCAGCTCAGCGTCGAGGAGTGCCGCACCCAGCTGCTGGAGCATGCGGGCGAGGAGTGGGACGTGGAGCTGTTGCGCCGTCCCCGCTTGGTCATCGTCGCAGAGAGCTTTCCCAAGCAGGTCACCCACAGCGTGGTGTGGCTGTCGGAGATGGGCCTGGACATCGATCTGCTGCAGGTGAGCCTGTGGCGGGTGGGAGAGCAACTCGTAGCTGGTTTCAGCAAGCTCTACCCGACCCCGGAGGTCGAGGAGTTCACCCTGGCGCCGGCCCGGGCCGAGTCCAGTGAGGTCGCCCAGAAGCTGCAGGAGCGCAAGCGCTCCCAGAATGCGGTGCATGTGCTGGTCAATGCCGCTCTGCTGCCAGATGGCACGCGGCTACGCATGGTCCCCGACCACGGCGCTCCGGTAGCTGTCAAGGAACGCATCGCGGCCTGGGTGAATGAAGACCCGCGCCGGGCCATGGTCACCTGGCGCAACACCACGGCAAACCCCTTGCAGTGGGATGCCGACGGGCAGTGGTACAGCCCAACGGGACTGGCCGAGCACGTCTTCTTCCAGGTAGCCGGCCGTACGCCCCCCGGTATCCAGGGCACCACCTGGTGGGTCCTAGATACTGCATCGGTGCCTGACGGAGCGGATCCCGGCAGGTGGGCCGACTTGAGCTTGGTCACCCTTTCGCAGCGGGTCGATGTCCTGCTGGAAGATCTCGACGGGGTTCAGGCGGCAACCGAGTGA